AGCAACCAATCACTATTTAGATATGTTGGAGGTACCAACGCTTGTACGCTACCTGTTCCAATGATGAACATTCTTAACGGAGGTTCTCATGCGGATAATAAAATCGACATTCAAGAATTCATGGTTATGCCATTCGGGGCGGAATCGTTTAGCGAATCGTTGAGAATGGGTACCGAAGTATTCCATGCCCTAAAGTCTGTGCTAAAGGCGAAAGGAATGGCTACCAATGTTGGAGATGAAGGTGGATTTGCTCCTAACCTAGGCTCTAACCAGGAGGCCATCGAGGTGGTACTTACTGCCATTGAAAAGGCGGGATATAAGCCTGGAGAGGATATTTATATTGCATTAGATGCTGCCTCAACTGAGTTCTACAAAGACGGCGTTTACACTTTCGAATCAACTAACGAAAGATTCTCTAGTGAAGAAATGGCTGATTTTTGGGCTGATTGGGTAGCAAAGTATCCGATTGTAAGCATTGAAGATGGATTGGCTGAGGACGACTGGTCTGGCTGGAAAACGCTTACTGATAAAATTGGAGATAAATGTCAACTTGTAGGAGACGATTTATTTGTAACCAATTCTAAGCGCTTAGCCGATGGTATCAAACTAGGTGCGGCAAACTCAATTCTTGTTAAGGTTAATCAAATTGGAACTTTAACTGAAACGATCCAAGCGGTAGATTTAGCTCATAGAAACCAATATTCTTCAGTTATGAGTCACAGATCTGGTGAAACCGAAGATACCACTATAGCGGATTTAGCGGTTGCTTTAAAC
This region of Luteibaculum oceani genomic DNA includes:
- the eno gene encoding phosphopyruvate hydratase; this translates as MSFIDQIYARQILDSRGNPTIEVDVVTGNGILGRAAVPSGASTGAHEAIELRDGDKSKYLGKGVLKAVENINKIIAPELNGIDITNQRGIDNLLLELDGTENKANLGANAILGVSLAAAKAGAVESNQSLFRYVGGTNACTLPVPMMNILNGGSHADNKIDIQEFMVMPFGAESFSESLRMGTEVFHALKSVLKAKGMATNVGDEGGFAPNLGSNQEAIEVVLTAIEKAGYKPGEDIYIALDAASTEFYKDGVYTFESTNERFSSEEMADFWADWVAKYPIVSIEDGLAEDDWSGWKTLTDKIGDKCQLVGDDLFVTNSKRLADGIKLGAANSILVKVNQIGTLTETIQAVDLAHRNQYSSVMSHRSGETEDTTIADLAVALNCGQIKTGSASRSDRIAKYNQLLRIEEDLGIDAYFPGKNFRFL